One Buteo buteo chromosome 31, bButBut1.hap1.1, whole genome shotgun sequence genomic region harbors:
- the LOC142026044 gene encoding uncharacterized protein LOC142026044 isoform X17, whose protein sequence is MEAPSGATEGTPKETAEAGPPAGRPYICSECGKAFGQWSKLERHRRSHTGERPNACGECGKRFAQRSHLAQHLRTHTGERPYKCGDCGKAFGWSSNLAQHRRTHTGERPYACAECGKAFSQSTNLVKHQRAHAGERPYACGQCRKAFYRSSDLLQHQASHSGERPYRCGQCGKSFAQRANLLKHGKTHGGEKPFRCGECGKGFVQSSELIQHQRSHSGEKPFACGECGKRFGHGATLAKHRRLHLGLQPHRCGECGRAFGLRSALARHQRAHGEERPFACGECGQAFALRSNLALHRRTHAGERPYRCGECGKAFGMSSTLVRHQRIHTGEKPYGCGECGRAFVRSAHLEQHRRTHTGERPYGCARCGRRFSQSSNLITHERVHLEEAHGAAQGRTSLEMSEGQPGSEASEGRPKTAVMEVQPSLEMSEVLPGSETRSKTAVMEVRPSLEMSEVLPGSEMQSKTAVMEVRPSLEVSEVLPGSETWSKTAAMEVQPSLEMSEVLPGSGGWPKTAVMEVRPSLEMSEVLPGSETLEGYPKTAMMEVRPSLEMSEGQPGLETLEGRPKTKTFGMQPSADTSEGQPGLETSEVLPGLETLEEHPKTERLGVRQGLETLEEHPKTKKLGVRQGLETTEGRPKAKTLGVQPRLKTPEVLEGLESPGEHPTLEMLGEHPKTKRLGVRQGLEMLEHPKTEKLGVRQGLETEHPKTEKLGVRQGLETLEEHPKTKKLGVRQGLEILEHPKTEKLGVRQGLEMEHPKTEKLGVRQGLDTLEEHPKTKKLGVRQGLEILEHPKTEKLGVRQGLEMLEHPKTEKLGVRQGLETTEGRPKAKTLGVQPRLKTPEVLEGLESPGEHPTLEMLEEHPKTKRLGVRQGLEMLEHPKTEKLGVRQGLEMLEHPKTTKLGVHQGWETLEEHPTVETLGGRQGLEMTEGRPGLETSATQPETREKRPKPERLGVHQGLEMVEEHPKTERRPTAGGAPRGAGPPRGGASPQAPKVLRGRGGTPPCDAVG, encoded by the exons ATGGAGGCCCCGAGCGGAGCCACCGAGGGGACCCCGAAGGAGACGGCGGaag CCGGaccccccgccggccgcccctaCATCTGCAGCGAATGCGGCAAAGCCTTCGGCCAGTGGTCGAAGCTGGAGCGTCACCGGCGGAGCCACACGGGCGAACGCCCCAACGCCTGCGGCGAGTGCGGCAAACGCTTCGCCCAACGCTCCCACCTGGCCCAGCACCTCCGGACCCACACCGGCGAGCGGCCCTACAAATGCGGCGACTGCGGCAAAGCCTTCGGCTGGAGCTCCAACCTGGCCCAGCACCGCCGGACCCACACCGGCGAGCGGCCTTACGCCTGCGCCGAATGCGGCAAAGCCTTCAGCCAAAGCACCAACCTGGTGAAACACCAGCGCGCCCACGCCGGCGAGCGACCCTACGCCTGCGGCCAGTGCCGGAAAGCGTTTTACCGTAGCTCCGACCTCCTCCAACACCAAGCCAGCCACTCCGGCGAGCGACCCTACCGTTGCGGCCAATGCGGCAAGAGCTTCGCCCAACGCGCCAACCTCCTCAAGCACGGCAAGACCCACGGCGGCGAGAAGCCCTTCCGCTGCGGCGAGTGCGGCAAAGGCTTCGTCCAAAGCTCGGAGCTCATCCAGCACCAGCGCAGCCACAGCGGCGAGAAACCCTTCGCCTGCGGCGAGTGCGGCAAACGCTTCGGCCACGGGGCCACCTTGGCCAAACACCGGCGGTTGCACCTGGGCTTGCAGCCGCACCGCTGCGGGGAGTGCGGGCGAGCTTTCGGCTTACGCTCGGCGCTGGCGCGGCACCAGCGGGCCCACGGGGAGGAGCGACCCTTCGCCTGCGGCGAGTGCGGGCAAGCCTTCGCCCTCCGCTCCAACCTGGCCCTCCACCGGCGGACGCACGCCGGCGAGCGGCCCTACCGCTGCGGCGAATGCGGCAAGGCATTCGGCATGAGCTCCACCCTGGTGCGGCACCAACGCATCCACACCGGCGAGAAACCCTACGGCTGCGGGGAATGCGGCCGGGCTTTCGTCCGTAGCGCCCACCTGGAGCAGCACCGGCGGACCCACACCGGCGAGCGGCCCTACGGTTGCGCCCGTTGCGGCCGGCGCTTTAGCCAGAGCTCCAACCTCATCACCCACGAGCGGGTGCACCTGGAGGAGGCCCACGGGGCGGCGCAGGGGCGGACGAGTTTGGAGATGTCCGAGGGGCAACCGGGCTCGGAGGCGTCGGAGGGGCGGCCAAAGACCGCGGTGATGGAGGTTCAACCGAGTTTGGAGATGTCGGAGGTTCTACCAGGCTCGGAGACGCGGTCAAAGACCGCGGTGATGGAGGTTCGACCGAGTTTGGAGATGTCGGAGGTTCTACCAGGCTCGGAGATGCAGTCAAAGACCGCGGTGATGGAGGTTCGACCGAGTTTGGAGGTGTCGGAGGTTCTACCAGGCTCGGAGACGTGGTCAAAGACCGCGGCGATGGAGGTTCAACCGAGTTTGGAGATGTCGGAGGTTCTACCAGGCTCGGGGGGGTGGCCAAAGACCGCGGTGATGGAGGTTCGACCGAGTTTGGAGATGTCGGAGGTTCTACCAGGCTCGGAGACATTGGAGGGGTACCCAAAGACCGCGATGATGGAGGTTCGACCGAGTTTGGAGATGTCGGAGGGTCAACCGGGCTTGGAGACGTTGGAAGGGCGCCCAAAGACCAAGACTTTTGGGATGCAGCCAAGCGCGGACACATCGGAGGGTCAACCAGGCTTGGAGACGTCGGAGGTTCTACCGGGCTTGGAGACGTTGGAGGAGCACCCAAAGACCGAAAGACTTGGGGTGCGCCAAGGTTTGGAGACGTTGGAAGAGCACCCAAAGACCAAGAAACTTGGGGTGCGCCAAGGTTTGGAGACGACGGAAGGGCGCCCAAAGGCCAAGACGCTTGGCGTACAACCGCGTTTGAAGACGCCGGAGGTTCTGGAAGGTTTGGAGAGCCCCGGGGAGCACCCAACTTTAGAGATGTTGGGGGAGCACCCAAAGACCAAGAGACTTGGGGTGCGCCAAGGTTTGGAGATGTTGGAGCACCCAAAGACCGAGAAACTCGGGGTGCGCCAAGGTTTGGAGACGGAGCACCCAAAGACCGAGAAACTCGGGGTGCGCCAAGGTTTGGAGACATTGGAGGAGCACCCAAAGACCAAGAAACTTGGGGTGCGCCAAGGTTTGGAGATCTTGGAGCACCCAAAGACCGAGAAACTTGGGGTGCGCCAAGGTTTGGAGATGGAGCACCCAAAGACCGAGAAACTCGGGGTGCGCCAAGGTTTGGATACATTGGAGGAGCACCCAAAGACCAAGAAACTTGGGGTGCGCCAAGGTTTGGAGATCTTGGAGCACCCAAAGACCGAGAAACTTGGGGTGCGCCAAGGTTTGGAGATGTTGGAGCACCCAAAGACCGAGAAACTTGGGGTGCGCCAAGGTTTGGAGACAACGGAAGGGCGCCCAAAGGCCAAGACGCTTGGCGTACAACCGCGTTTGAAGACGCCGGAGGTTCTGGAAGGTTTGGAGAGCCCCGGGGAGCACCCAACTTTAGAGATGTTGGAGGAGCACCCAAAGACCAAGAGACTCGGGGTGCGCCAAGGTTTGGAGATGTTGGAGCACCCAAAGACCGAGAAACTCGGGGTGCGCCAAG GTTTGGAGATGTTGGAGCACCCAAAGACGACGAAACTTGGGGTTCACCAAGGTTGGGAGACGTTGGAAGAGCACCCAACGGTGGAGACGCTTGGAGGGCGTCAAGGCTTGGAGATGACGGAAGGTCGACCGGGTTTGGAGACGTCGGCAACTCAACCGGAGACGAGGGAGAAGCGCCCAAAGCCGGAGAGACTTGGGGTGCACCAAGGGTTGGAGATGGTGGAGGAGCACCCCAAGACCGAGAGGCGCCCAACTGCGGGGGGGGCACCCCGAGGTGCTGGACCCCCGAGGGGCGGAGCTTCTCCCCAGGCCCCGAAAGTCCTGAGGGGGCGGGGAGGGACCCCGCCCTGCGACGCCGTTGGCTGA
- the LOC142026044 gene encoding uncharacterized protein LOC142026044 isoform X14 yields MEAPSGATEGTPKETAEAGPPAGRPYICSECGKAFGQWSKLERHRRSHTGERPNACGECGKRFAQRSHLAQHLRTHTGERPYKCGDCGKAFGWSSNLAQHRRTHTGERPYACAECGKAFSQSTNLVKHQRAHAGERPYACGQCRKAFYRSSDLLQHQASHSGERPYRCGQCGKSFAQRANLLKHGKTHGGEKPFRCGECGKGFVQSSELIQHQRSHSGEKPFACGECGKRFGHGATLAKHRRLHLGLQPHRCGECGRAFGLRSALARHQRAHGEERPFACGECGQAFALRSNLALHRRTHAGERPYRCGECGKAFGMSSTLVRHQRIHTGEKPYGCGECGRAFVRSAHLEQHRRTHTGERPYGCARCGRRFSQSSNLITHERVHLEEAHGAAQGRTSLEMSEGQPGSEASEGRPKTAVMEVQPSLEMSEVLPGSETRSKTAVMEVRPSLEMSEVLPGSEMQSKTAVMEVRPSLEVSEVLPGSETWSKTAAMEVQPSLEMSEVLPGSGGWPKTAVMEVRPSLEMSEVLPGSETLEGYPKTAMMEVRPSLEMSEGQPGLETLEGRPKTKTFGMQPSADTSEGQPGLETSEVLPGLETLEEHPKTERLGVRQGLETLEEHPKTKKLGVRQGLETTEGRPKAKTLGVQPRLKTPEVLEGLESPGEHPTLEMLGEHPKTKRLGVRQGLEMLEHPKTEKLGVRQGLETEHPKTEKLGVRQGLETLEEHPKTKKLGVRQGLEILEHPKTEKLGVRQGLEMEHPKTEKLGVRQGLDTLEEHPKTKKLGVRQGLEILEHPKTEKLGVRQGLEMLEHPKTEKLGVRQGLETTEGRPKAKTLGVQPRLKTPEVLEGLESPGEHPTLEMLEEHPKTKRLGVRQGLEMLEHPKTEKLGVRQGLETEHPKTEKLGVRQGLEMLEHPKTTKLGVHQGWETLEEHPTVETLGGRQGLEMTEGRPGLETSATQPETREKRPKPERLGVHQGLEMVEEHPKTERRPTAGGAPRGAGPPRGGASPQAPKVLRGRGGTPPCDAVG; encoded by the exons ATGGAGGCCCCGAGCGGAGCCACCGAGGGGACCCCGAAGGAGACGGCGGaag CCGGaccccccgccggccgcccctaCATCTGCAGCGAATGCGGCAAAGCCTTCGGCCAGTGGTCGAAGCTGGAGCGTCACCGGCGGAGCCACACGGGCGAACGCCCCAACGCCTGCGGCGAGTGCGGCAAACGCTTCGCCCAACGCTCCCACCTGGCCCAGCACCTCCGGACCCACACCGGCGAGCGGCCCTACAAATGCGGCGACTGCGGCAAAGCCTTCGGCTGGAGCTCCAACCTGGCCCAGCACCGCCGGACCCACACCGGCGAGCGGCCTTACGCCTGCGCCGAATGCGGCAAAGCCTTCAGCCAAAGCACCAACCTGGTGAAACACCAGCGCGCCCACGCCGGCGAGCGACCCTACGCCTGCGGCCAGTGCCGGAAAGCGTTTTACCGTAGCTCCGACCTCCTCCAACACCAAGCCAGCCACTCCGGCGAGCGACCCTACCGTTGCGGCCAATGCGGCAAGAGCTTCGCCCAACGCGCCAACCTCCTCAAGCACGGCAAGACCCACGGCGGCGAGAAGCCCTTCCGCTGCGGCGAGTGCGGCAAAGGCTTCGTCCAAAGCTCGGAGCTCATCCAGCACCAGCGCAGCCACAGCGGCGAGAAACCCTTCGCCTGCGGCGAGTGCGGCAAACGCTTCGGCCACGGGGCCACCTTGGCCAAACACCGGCGGTTGCACCTGGGCTTGCAGCCGCACCGCTGCGGGGAGTGCGGGCGAGCTTTCGGCTTACGCTCGGCGCTGGCGCGGCACCAGCGGGCCCACGGGGAGGAGCGACCCTTCGCCTGCGGCGAGTGCGGGCAAGCCTTCGCCCTCCGCTCCAACCTGGCCCTCCACCGGCGGACGCACGCCGGCGAGCGGCCCTACCGCTGCGGCGAATGCGGCAAGGCATTCGGCATGAGCTCCACCCTGGTGCGGCACCAACGCATCCACACCGGCGAGAAACCCTACGGCTGCGGGGAATGCGGCCGGGCTTTCGTCCGTAGCGCCCACCTGGAGCAGCACCGGCGGACCCACACCGGCGAGCGGCCCTACGGTTGCGCCCGTTGCGGCCGGCGCTTTAGCCAGAGCTCCAACCTCATCACCCACGAGCGGGTGCACCTGGAGGAGGCCCACGGGGCGGCGCAGGGGCGGACGAGTTTGGAGATGTCCGAGGGGCAACCGGGCTCGGAGGCGTCGGAGGGGCGGCCAAAGACCGCGGTGATGGAGGTTCAACCGAGTTTGGAGATGTCGGAGGTTCTACCAGGCTCGGAGACGCGGTCAAAGACCGCGGTGATGGAGGTTCGACCGAGTTTGGAGATGTCGGAGGTTCTACCAGGCTCGGAGATGCAGTCAAAGACCGCGGTGATGGAGGTTCGACCGAGTTTGGAGGTGTCGGAGGTTCTACCAGGCTCGGAGACGTGGTCAAAGACCGCGGCGATGGAGGTTCAACCGAGTTTGGAGATGTCGGAGGTTCTACCAGGCTCGGGGGGGTGGCCAAAGACCGCGGTGATGGAGGTTCGACCGAGTTTGGAGATGTCGGAGGTTCTACCAGGCTCGGAGACATTGGAGGGGTACCCAAAGACCGCGATGATGGAGGTTCGACCGAGTTTGGAGATGTCGGAGGGTCAACCGGGCTTGGAGACGTTGGAAGGGCGCCCAAAGACCAAGACTTTTGGGATGCAGCCAAGCGCGGACACATCGGAGGGTCAACCAGGCTTGGAGACGTCGGAGGTTCTACCGGGCTTGGAGACGTTGGAGGAGCACCCAAAGACCGAAAGACTTGGGGTGCGCCAAGGTTTGGAGACGTTGGAAGAGCACCCAAAGACCAAGAAACTTGGGGTGCGCCAAGGTTTGGAGACGACGGAAGGGCGCCCAAAGGCCAAGACGCTTGGCGTACAACCGCGTTTGAAGACGCCGGAGGTTCTGGAAGGTTTGGAGAGCCCCGGGGAGCACCCAACTTTAGAGATGTTGGGGGAGCACCCAAAGACCAAGAGACTTGGGGTGCGCCAAGGTTTGGAGATGTTGGAGCACCCAAAGACCGAGAAACTCGGGGTGCGCCAAGGTTTGGAGACGGAGCACCCAAAGACCGAGAAACTCGGGGTGCGCCAAGGTTTGGAGACATTGGAGGAGCACCCAAAGACCAAGAAACTTGGGGTGCGCCAAGGTTTGGAGATCTTGGAGCACCCAAAGACCGAGAAACTTGGGGTGCGCCAAGGTTTGGAGATGGAGCACCCAAAGACCGAGAAACTCGGGGTGCGCCAAGGTTTGGATACATTGGAGGAGCACCCAAAGACCAAGAAACTTGGGGTGCGCCAAGGTTTGGAGATCTTGGAGCACCCAAAGACCGAGAAACTTGGGGTGCGCCAAGGTTTGGAGATGTTGGAGCACCCAAAGACCGAGAAACTTGGGGTGCGCCAAGGTTTGGAGACAACGGAAGGGCGCCCAAAGGCCAAGACGCTTGGCGTACAACCGCGTTTGAAGACGCCGGAGGTTCTGGAAGGTTTGGAGAGCCCCGGGGAGCACCCAACTTTAGAGATGTTGGAGGAGCACCCAAAGACCAAGAGACTCGGGGTGCGCCAAGGTTTGGAGATGTTGGAGCACCCAAAGACCGAGAAACTCGGGGTGCGCCAAGGTTTGGAGACGGAGCACCCAAAGACCGAGAAACTCGGGGTGCGCCAAG GTTTGGAGATGTTGGAGCACCCAAAGACGACGAAACTTGGGGTTCACCAAGGTTGGGAGACGTTGGAAGAGCACCCAACGGTGGAGACGCTTGGAGGGCGTCAAGGCTTGGAGATGACGGAAGGTCGACCGGGTTTGGAGACGTCGGCAACTCAACCGGAGACGAGGGAGAAGCGCCCAAAGCCGGAGAGACTTGGGGTGCACCAAGGGTTGGAGATGGTGGAGGAGCACCCCAAGACCGAGAGGCGCCCAACTGCGGGGGGGGCACCCCGAGGTGCTGGACCCCCGAGGGGCGGAGCTTCTCCCCAGGCCCCGAAAGTCCTGAGGGGGCGGGGAGGGACCCCGCCCTGCGACGCCGTTGGCTGA
- the LOC142026044 gene encoding uncharacterized protein LOC142026044 isoform X8: MEAPSGATEGTPKETAEAGPPAGRPYICSECGKAFGQWSKLERHRRSHTGERPNACGECGKRFAQRSHLAQHLRTHTGERPYKCGDCGKAFGWSSNLAQHRRTHTGERPYACAECGKAFSQSTNLVKHQRAHAGERPYACGQCRKAFYRSSDLLQHQASHSGERPYRCGQCGKSFAQRANLLKHGKTHGGEKPFRCGECGKGFVQSSELIQHQRSHSGEKPFACGECGKRFGHGATLAKHRRLHLGLQPHRCGECGRAFGLRSALARHQRAHGEERPFACGECGQAFALRSNLALHRRTHAGERPYRCGECGKAFGMSSTLVRHQRIHTGEKPYGCGECGRAFVRSAHLEQHRRTHTGERPYGCARCGRRFSQSSNLITHERVHLEEAHGAAQGRTSLEMSEGQPGSEASEGRPKTAVMEVQPSLEMSEVLPGSETRSKTAVMEVRPSLEMSEVLPGSEMQSKTAVMEVRPSLEVSEVLPGSETWSKTAAMEVQPSLEMSEVLPGSGGWPKTAVMEVRPSLEMSEVLPGSETLEGYPKTAMMEVRPSLEMSEGQPGLETLEGRPKTKTFGMQPSADTSEGQPGLETSEVLPGLETLEEHPKTERLGVRQGLETLEEHPKTKKLGVRQGLETTEGRPKAKTLGVQPRLKTPEVLEGLESPGEHPTLEMLGEHPKTKRLGVRQGLEMLEHPKTEKLGVRQGLETEHPKTEKLGVRQGLETLEEHPKTKKLGVRQGLEILEHPKTEKLGVRQGLEMEHPKTEKLGVRQGLDTLEEHPKTKKLGVRQGLEILEHPKTEKLGVRQGLEMLEHPKTEKLGVRQGLETTEGRPKAKTLGVQPRLKTPEVLEGLESPGEHPTLEMLEEHPKTKRLGVRQGLEMLEHPKTEKLGVRQGLETEHPKTEKLGVRQGLETEHPKTEKLGVRQGLETLEHPKTEKVGVRQGLEMLEHPKTTKLGVHQGWETLEEHPTVETLGGRQGLEMTEGRPGLETSATQPETREKRPKPERLGVHQGLEMVEEHPKTERRPTAGGAPRGAGPPRGGASPQAPKVLRGRGGTPPCDAVG, encoded by the exons ATGGAGGCCCCGAGCGGAGCCACCGAGGGGACCCCGAAGGAGACGGCGGaag CCGGaccccccgccggccgcccctaCATCTGCAGCGAATGCGGCAAAGCCTTCGGCCAGTGGTCGAAGCTGGAGCGTCACCGGCGGAGCCACACGGGCGAACGCCCCAACGCCTGCGGCGAGTGCGGCAAACGCTTCGCCCAACGCTCCCACCTGGCCCAGCACCTCCGGACCCACACCGGCGAGCGGCCCTACAAATGCGGCGACTGCGGCAAAGCCTTCGGCTGGAGCTCCAACCTGGCCCAGCACCGCCGGACCCACACCGGCGAGCGGCCTTACGCCTGCGCCGAATGCGGCAAAGCCTTCAGCCAAAGCACCAACCTGGTGAAACACCAGCGCGCCCACGCCGGCGAGCGACCCTACGCCTGCGGCCAGTGCCGGAAAGCGTTTTACCGTAGCTCCGACCTCCTCCAACACCAAGCCAGCCACTCCGGCGAGCGACCCTACCGTTGCGGCCAATGCGGCAAGAGCTTCGCCCAACGCGCCAACCTCCTCAAGCACGGCAAGACCCACGGCGGCGAGAAGCCCTTCCGCTGCGGCGAGTGCGGCAAAGGCTTCGTCCAAAGCTCGGAGCTCATCCAGCACCAGCGCAGCCACAGCGGCGAGAAACCCTTCGCCTGCGGCGAGTGCGGCAAACGCTTCGGCCACGGGGCCACCTTGGCCAAACACCGGCGGTTGCACCTGGGCTTGCAGCCGCACCGCTGCGGGGAGTGCGGGCGAGCTTTCGGCTTACGCTCGGCGCTGGCGCGGCACCAGCGGGCCCACGGGGAGGAGCGACCCTTCGCCTGCGGCGAGTGCGGGCAAGCCTTCGCCCTCCGCTCCAACCTGGCCCTCCACCGGCGGACGCACGCCGGCGAGCGGCCCTACCGCTGCGGCGAATGCGGCAAGGCATTCGGCATGAGCTCCACCCTGGTGCGGCACCAACGCATCCACACCGGCGAGAAACCCTACGGCTGCGGGGAATGCGGCCGGGCTTTCGTCCGTAGCGCCCACCTGGAGCAGCACCGGCGGACCCACACCGGCGAGCGGCCCTACGGTTGCGCCCGTTGCGGCCGGCGCTTTAGCCAGAGCTCCAACCTCATCACCCACGAGCGGGTGCACCTGGAGGAGGCCCACGGGGCGGCGCAGGGGCGGACGAGTTTGGAGATGTCCGAGGGGCAACCGGGCTCGGAGGCGTCGGAGGGGCGGCCAAAGACCGCGGTGATGGAGGTTCAACCGAGTTTGGAGATGTCGGAGGTTCTACCAGGCTCGGAGACGCGGTCAAAGACCGCGGTGATGGAGGTTCGACCGAGTTTGGAGATGTCGGAGGTTCTACCAGGCTCGGAGATGCAGTCAAAGACCGCGGTGATGGAGGTTCGACCGAGTTTGGAGGTGTCGGAGGTTCTACCAGGCTCGGAGACGTGGTCAAAGACCGCGGCGATGGAGGTTCAACCGAGTTTGGAGATGTCGGAGGTTCTACCAGGCTCGGGGGGGTGGCCAAAGACCGCGGTGATGGAGGTTCGACCGAGTTTGGAGATGTCGGAGGTTCTACCAGGCTCGGAGACATTGGAGGGGTACCCAAAGACCGCGATGATGGAGGTTCGACCGAGTTTGGAGATGTCGGAGGGTCAACCGGGCTTGGAGACGTTGGAAGGGCGCCCAAAGACCAAGACTTTTGGGATGCAGCCAAGCGCGGACACATCGGAGGGTCAACCAGGCTTGGAGACGTCGGAGGTTCTACCGGGCTTGGAGACGTTGGAGGAGCACCCAAAGACCGAAAGACTTGGGGTGCGCCAAGGTTTGGAGACGTTGGAAGAGCACCCAAAGACCAAGAAACTTGGGGTGCGCCAAGGTTTGGAGACGACGGAAGGGCGCCCAAAGGCCAAGACGCTTGGCGTACAACCGCGTTTGAAGACGCCGGAGGTTCTGGAAGGTTTGGAGAGCCCCGGGGAGCACCCAACTTTAGAGATGTTGGGGGAGCACCCAAAGACCAAGAGACTTGGGGTGCGCCAAGGTTTGGAGATGTTGGAGCACCCAAAGACCGAGAAACTCGGGGTGCGCCAAGGTTTGGAGACGGAGCACCCAAAGACCGAGAAACTCGGGGTGCGCCAAGGTTTGGAGACATTGGAGGAGCACCCAAAGACCAAGAAACTTGGGGTGCGCCAAGGTTTGGAGATCTTGGAGCACCCAAAGACCGAGAAACTTGGGGTGCGCCAAGGTTTGGAGATGGAGCACCCAAAGACCGAGAAACTCGGGGTGCGCCAAGGTTTGGATACATTGGAGGAGCACCCAAAGACCAAGAAACTTGGGGTGCGCCAAGGTTTGGAGATCTTGGAGCACCCAAAGACCGAGAAACTTGGGGTGCGCCAAGGTTTGGAGATGTTGGAGCACCCAAAGACCGAGAAACTTGGGGTGCGCCAAGGTTTGGAGACAACGGAAGGGCGCCCAAAGGCCAAGACGCTTGGCGTACAACCGCGTTTGAAGACGCCGGAGGTTCTGGAAGGTTTGGAGAGCCCCGGGGAGCACCCAACTTTAGAGATGTTGGAGGAGCACCCAAAGACCAAGAGACTCGGGGTGCGCCAAGGTTTGGAGATGTTGGAGCACCCAAAGACCGAGAAACTCGGGGTGCGCCAAGGTTTGGAGACGGAGCACCCAAAGACCGAGAAACTCGGGGTGCGCCAAGGTTTGGAGACGGAGCACCCAAAGACCGAGAAACTCGGGGTGCGCCAAG GTTTGGAGACGTTGGAGCACCCAAAGACCGAGAAAGTTGGGGTGCGCCAAGGTTTGGAGATGTTGGAGCACCCAAAGACGACGAAACTTGGGGTTCACCAAGGTTGGGAGACGTTGGAAGAGCACCCAACGGTGGAGACGCTTGGAGGGCGTCAAGGCTTGGAGATGACGGAAGGTCGACCGGGTTTGGAGACGTCGGCAACTCAACCGGAGACGAGGGAGAAGCGCCCAAAGCCGGAGAGACTTGGGGTGCACCAAGGGTTGGAGATGGTGGAGGAGCACCCCAAGACCGAGAGGCGCCCAACTGCGGGGGGGGCACCCCGAGGTGCTGGACCCCCGAGGGGCGGAGCTTCTCCCCAGGCCCCGAAAGTCCTGAGGGGGCGGGGAGGGACCCCGCCCTGCGACGCCGTTGGCTGA